Below is a genomic region from Constrictibacter sp. MBR-5.
CTGGAGGCGTTCGCGGCGGAAATCCACGGCCGCTGCGAGACGGCGATGCGCAAGGCGATCGCCGGGGTGCCTGACGGCCGCTACGAGCACGGCTTCACCACGGACGGCGTCGGCCATCCGTTCACATTCAAGGTGGCGGTGACGATCGACGGCGACCGCTGCGTTATCGACTATGCCGGCACCGAGGCCCAGGTCGGCCGCGCGATCAACTGCTGCATGACCTACACCTTCGCCATGTCGGCCTATGCGATGAAGGCGGCCCTGCTGCCCGACCTGCCGAACAACGAGGGCATCTTCCGCACCATCGAGGTGACAGCGCCCGAGGGGACGATCGTAAACCCGAGGCGGCCGGTCGCCGTCGGCGGGCGGATGGCGACGGGACACTATCTGCCGCCGCTGATCTTCGGTGCGCTGGCGAAGGTCCTGCCGGACCAGGTGATGGCGGCGGCCGGCTCGCCGCTGTGGAGCATCATCCAGACCGGCGTCGACGCCGCCGGCCGGACCTACGCCAACACGCTGTTCTTCAACGGCGGCACCGGGGCGACGGCGAAGGTCGACGGGCAGAACTGCTTCTCCTGGCCGTCCAACATCTCCAACGTCCCGGTCGAACTGGTCGAGCGCAACACGCCGCTGTTCGTCGGCCGGAAGTCCCTGCGCGACGGCTCCGGTGGCCCGGGCCGGCGGCGCGGCGGCCTCGGGCAGGAAATCGAGATCACCGTGGAGAGCGACACCCCGGTCGGCATCATCTTCATGGCCGAGCGCCTCGCCCACCCGGCGGAGGGCCTGAACGGCGGCGCGCCGGGGACGCTGGGCGAAGTGCTGGTCGACGGCGTGCCCACCGACGTCCGCGCCGACCACGTCCTGACCAAGGGCCAGACTATCACCCTCCGCACCCCCGGCGGCGGCGGCTTCGGCGATCCGGCGGAGCGCGAGACGGAACGGGGCGACGCGGACCGTCGTGGCGGGTACGGCTGACCCGGCGGCCGCGGGCTAGGCCCGCATCCCCGGCGGGCGCGCCAGGCCGTAATGGTCGCGCAGGGTCTCGCCCGTATACTCCGTGCGGAAGAGGCCGCGCCGCTGGAGAAGCGGGACGACTTCGGCGATGAAGACGTCGAGCATCTGCGGCAGGATCGGCGGCATGATGTTGAAGCCGTCGGCCGCACCGCCGGTGAACCAGTCCTCCATCAGATCGGCCACCTGTTCCGGGGTGCCCGCCATGGTGAAGTGGCCGCGCGCGCCGGCGAGGCTGGCGAGGAGCTGACGGAGCGTGAGCTTCTCGCGCCGGACGAGGCCGATGATGACCTCGGTACGGCTGCGTGCCGCCTCGACCTTCTCCGGGTCGGGGAAGTCCGACGGCGACAGCGGCCGGTCGAGCGGCAGGTGCGAGAAGTCGTAGCCGCCGAAACGGCCCGACAGGCGCCGCCGCCCCACCTCCGGATCGGCCAGTTCGTTCAGTTCGCGCGACAGGCGCTGCGCCTCGGCCTCGGTCGAGCCGATCATCGGGCTGAGGCCGGGCAGGATCAGCGCCTGATCGCGCGGGCGTCCCTCCGCCTCCACGAGCTGCTTCAGATCGGCATAGAAGGCCTGGGCCGTCGCCTTCTCCATATGCGCCGTGAACACGGCCTCGGCATGGCGCGCGGCGAAGCGCCGCCCCGTGTCCGACGAGCCCGCCTGCACCAGTACCGGCCGTCCCTGCGGGCAGCGCGGCAGGTTGAGCGGCCCGGCGATCTGGTAGTAGTCGCCGCGATGGTCGATCGGCCTGATCCGGTCCTCCCGGGCGTAGACCCCGCCCGCGCGGTCGTCGACCACGGCGTCGTCGCCCCAACTGTCCCACAGCGCCTTGACGACGCTCATGAACTCCTCGCCGCGGACGTAGCGCTCGGCATGGCTGAGCGGGCCGTCGCCGCCATAGTTGCGGGCCGCGGCCGCGAGCCAGGACGTGACGATGTTCCAGCCGACCCGGCCGTTGCTGATGTGGTCGAGCGAGGCGAATTGCCGGGCGAGGTTGAACGGCTCGGTATAGGTGGTCGACGCCGTGGCGATCAGGCCGATCCGGCTGGTCGCCGCCGCCACCGCGGCGAGCACGGTGATCGGCTCCAGCCAGGTGCGCGCCGCCTGGGCCACGTCGTCGCCGAGCGCCAGCTGGTCGGCGAGGAAGATCGAGTCGAAATGCGCCGCCTCGGCCCGCTGCGCCAGATCCTGATAGTAGCGGATGTCGGTCAGCGGCAACGGCGACGCGGCCGGATGCCGCCACGACGCCTCGTGGTGGCCGCGGCTGTGAATGAACAGGTTGAGATGCAGCTGCCGGTTCATGGCGTCTCTCGCTCCTCGAGCCTTCGTCGGTTGTTCGCGGCCCTTTGTCTCAGACCTTCGCCCTGTCAGGCCAGAAGCGCACGCCGGCGCGCGCCAGCCCGCCGCCGACGCCGACCGGGGTGCCGTCGGCGCGCCAGCAGGCGGCACCGGTCATGGAACCGTCGGCCTCGAACCGGATCGCGTTCATGCCGCTCGCGACATGGGGCAGCACGACACAGTCGTGGCCACAGTCGCGCAGACCGGCACGGACAGATTCGGGAAAGCCGCTCTCCACTTCCACCGTGTGGCCCTGGGTCCACAGGCGCGGGGCCTCGACCGCCTCCTGCAGGGCCATGCCGTGGTCGATTAGGTTGAGCAGCGCCTGCATGGCGGAACCGAAGATGCGTAGGCCGCCGGGCAGGCCGAGGGCATAGGCCGGCTCGCCGTCCTTCAGCGCCATGACCGGCGACATCGACGTCGTCACCCGCTTCTTAGGCGCGATCGAGGCGGCATGCCCGGGATGCGGGTCGAACAGGTGCATGTGGTTGTTCGCCACCATCCCGGTGCCGGGCACGATGATGCGCGCGCCGAAGACGCTGTTGATCGTCTGGGTGCTGGCGACGATGTTGCCGGCTGCGTCGGCCACCGTGATGTGCGTGGTGTTCGCCGATTCGACTGGCGCCACGCCGGCCCCCCAAATCTTCGCCCGGTGCGGGTCGATCTCGGCCCGGCGTTCGGCGGCATAGGCCTTGTCGATCAGCCGGTCGACCGGCGCGCGCACGAAGTCGGGATCGCCGGTCACGGCCTTGCGGTCGGCGAAGGCGATCTTCAGCGCCTCGGCGATGAGGTGGAGCGTCGCCGGCGAGCCGAAGCCCAGCTGCGCGATGTCGTAGCCCTCCAGGATGTTGAGCATCTGGATGACGTGCACGCCGCCGGACGAGGGCGGCGGCGGGCCGACGATCTCGAAGCCGCGATAGGTGCCGCGGACGACCGCGCGCTCGATCGTCCGGTAGTCGGTCAGGTCTTCGAAGCCGAGGAAGCCGCCAGCCCGGGCGAAATAGTCCGCGGTCGCCCGGCCGAGCGCCCCTCCATGCAGCAGCCCCGGTCCCTCCTGCGCGACGGCGCGCAGCGTCTCGGCATAGTCGCCCTGGACCAGCCGGTCCCCCGCCTTCAGCGGCGTCCCGCCCGGCAGGTAGAGCTTCGCCATCTCCGGGTCGAGGGCGAGGTCGGCGGCCGTGTCGGTGATGCACTCCACCAGGAAGGGCGTCGCGCGGAAGCCGCGCGACGCGTGGCGGATCGCCGGCTCGATGACGTCGGCGAGCGGCAGGGTGCCGAACCGTTCCAGCGCCTCGCACCAGCCGAGCAGCGCGCCGGGTGCCGCCACCGCCTTGGCGCCCAGCGTGTTCTCGCGCCCCTCGACGTCGAGATAGTCCGGCAGCGTGTCGGAGATCGGCCGATAGCAGTCCGGCCGCGCGGCGGCAGGTGCGCGCGGCAGGCCGTCGACGATGCGATGGCTGCCGTCGGCGAGGCGGATGTGGGCGAGGCCGCCGCCAAGGATGCCGACCATCATCGGCTCCACCACGGTCAGCGTGAACAGCGCCGATATGGCGGCGTCGACGGCGTTGCCGCCCGCCGCCAGCATCTCCGCGCCCGCCGCCGAGGCCAGCGGATGGTTGGTGACGACCATGCCGCGCCCGCCGTTCGCCGGCCGCTTCTCGCATTCGAACACCGTGGCGGCGCGCTCGCGCCAGTCGCCCTGCGTCACCCGCTCTTCCTTTGTCCGGTCAACGCGGCCAGCATAGCCCCGGAGGACGGACGGGAACAACGAACAGGGTGAAGCGATGCGCCTTCGCGACAAGATCGGAATCGTCACAGCGGCGGCGTCCGGCATGGGCCGTGCCGGCGCCCTGCGTTTCGCGCGCGAAGGCGCGTCGGTCGCCGTGGTCGATCGCGACGCGGCGGGCGTCGCGGCCGTCGTCGCCGAGATCGAGGCGGCCGGCGGCAAGGCGACGGGCATCGCCGCCGACCTGCGCGCCGACAAGGAGGCGGCGCGCATCGTGAAGGAGACCGCGAACGCGTTCGGCGGGCTCGACTTCGTCTGGAACCATCTCGGCCACCCCGGCCCCGCCGCGGTCGAGGGGCTCGACATGGCGGACTTCGAACTGGCCGTCGACCTCAACCTGCGCTCCGTGCTGGTCACCACCGAGGCGGCGATCCCGGAGCTGCGGGCGCGCGGCGGCGGGGCGCTGCTCTTCACCGCCTCGACCTCGGGCCTGCAGGGGTCGCCCTACAGCCCGGTATACTCGGCGATGAAGTTCGGGGTGATCGGCCTGACGAAGTCGCTGGCCAAGCGGCTGGCGCGCGACGGCATCCGCGTCAACGCGGTCTGCCCCGGGCCGGTCGATACGCCGATGCTGCGCGTCTTCGTCGCCCGGCCCGACCAGCAGGACACCGGCGGTCGGGATCCCGAGGAACTGATCCGCCAGCACAGCGGCCGCAACCCGATGGGCCGCCCCGGCCGGCCAGAGGAGATCGCCAACGCCGCCCTGTTCCTGCTCTCGGACGAGGCGTCCTTCGTGACCGGTGCCGCCCTGCCCGTCGACGGCGGTTCGACGGCCTGAGACACCTGCCTTCCACCGGCCGCGCCGTGGCATGATCCGTGCCGCACTGACGGTGCGGTCGCGGGGGACCGGCAAGGGCGCCGGCCGAGGGGGGAATGGATGCTGACGCGCTTCAAGCTCGAGGAACACGGCACGACCGTGCGGACGGAGGTCGTCGCCGGGGTCACGACCTTCCTGACGATGGCCTACATCACCTTCGTCAATCCGGCGATCCTGTCGGACGCGGGCATGGATTTCGGCGCTGTCTTCGTCGCGACCTGCCTCGCCGCGGCGGTCGGCACCCTGATCATGGGACTCTACGCCAACTACCCGATCGCCCTGGCGCCGGGGATGGGCCTCAACGCCTATTTCGCCTACGGCGTGGTCGGGGGCATGGGCTATTCCTGGCAGGTGGCGCTCGGCGCGGTGTTCCTGTCGGGCATCCTGTTCATCGCCCTGTCGCTGCTGCCGGTGCGCGAATGGCTGGTGAACGCCATCCCGCGCGAGCTCAAGACGGCCGTGTCGGCGGGGATCGGCTTCTTCCTGGCGATCATCGCGATGAAGAACGCCGGCCTGATCGTCGACCATCCGGCAACGCTGGTCACCGTCGGCGACGTCACGTCCTGGCCGGTGATCCTCGCCGGGGCGGGCTTCGTGCTGATGGTGGCGCTGGACGTGCGGCGGGTACCGGGTGCGGTGATCATCGGCATCCTCGCCACCACGGCACTCGGCCTCGCACTCGGCGTCTCGGAGTTCCGCGGTGTGGTCTCGCTGCCGCCGGATCCCTCGCCGACCTTCCTGCAGCTCGACATCGCCGGCGCCTTCCACGTCGGCCTGATCGCCATCGTCTTCACCTTCCTGTTCGTCGACCTGTTCGACACGGCCGGGACGCTGGTGGGCGTCTCGCATCGCGCCGGGCTTCTCGACGCGCAGGGCCGGCTGCCGCGCCTGCGCCAGGCTCTGCTGGCCGATTCGGCCGCGACGACCGCCGGCGCGGTCTTCGGCACCTCGACCACGACGAGCTATATCGAGAGTGCCGCGGGGATAAAGGCGGGCGGACGAACGGGGCTGACGGCCGTCGTCGTGGCGTGCCTCTTCCTGCTCTGCCTGTTCTTCTCGCCGCTGGCCCAGACCGTACCGGCCTATGCGACCGCACCGGCCCTGCTTTTCGTCGCCTGCCTGATGGCGCGCGGGCTGACCGAGATCGACTGGGACGACGCCACCGTCTATGCCCCGGCCGTGGTCACGGCACTGGCCATGCCCTTCACCTTCTCGATCGCCCACGGCATCGGGATCGGCTTCATCACCTATGCGGGCATAAAGCTCGCCGCCGGACGCTTGGCCGACTGCTCGCCGACAGTCCTGGCGATCGCCGCCCTGTTCCTCGTGAAGTTCGCCCTCCTGTGAGCGGGCGTTGATGCGATGCCCTGTCGGCGCTAGCTTCGGGGCAAAGTACAGGACAATTGAGGACGCTAGGCCATGCCCGACACGACGAGCCAGCCGGCGGACGCGGCCGGTCGCAGCGGCCCGCTCGATGCGGTGATCATCGGCGCCGGCTTCTCCGGACTGTACCAGCTCCACTGCCTGCGCGACCGCCTCGGCCTCTCGGCGAAGGTGCTGGAGGCCGCGGACGGCGTCGGCGGCACCTGGTTCTGGA
It encodes:
- a CDS encoding hydantoinase B/oxoprolinase family protein; translated protein: MSSPAFDAVTLEVIWRRMISAADEAGKTLQRTSFSTLVNESNDFACVLTDAHGQSLVQNTDSIPSFIGSLPITVKHFLEAIGVDDMAPGDFLVCNDPWVATGHLNDITIAKPIFRAGRLIGFAASTAHAPDIGGKVRSVVAREVFEEGFHIPAMHLMRRGEPDKTLFKLLRAAVRTPDQTEGDIWAQVTGLNLMEKRLQELMDEYGLADLEAFAAEIHGRCETAMRKAIAGVPDGRYEHGFTTDGVGHPFTFKVAVTIDGDRCVIDYAGTEAQVGRAINCCMTYTFAMSAYAMKAALLPDLPNNEGIFRTIEVTAPEGTIVNPRRPVAVGGRMATGHYLPPLIFGALAKVLPDQVMAAAGSPLWSIIQTGVDAAGRTYANTLFFNGGTGATAKVDGQNCFSWPSNISNVPVELVERNTPLFVGRKSLRDGSGGPGRRRGGLGQEIEITVESDTPVGIIFMAERLAHPAEGLNGGAPGTLGEVLVDGVPTDVRADHVLTKGQTITLRTPGGGGFGDPAERETERGDADRRGGYG
- a CDS encoding LLM class flavin-dependent oxidoreductase, yielding MNRQLHLNLFIHSRGHHEASWRHPAASPLPLTDIRYYQDLAQRAEAAHFDSIFLADQLALGDDVAQAARTWLEPITVLAAVAAATSRIGLIATASTTYTEPFNLARQFASLDHISNGRVGWNIVTSWLAAAARNYGGDGPLSHAERYVRGEEFMSVVKALWDSWGDDAVVDDRAGGVYAREDRIRPIDHRGDYYQIAGPLNLPRCPQGRPVLVQAGSSDTGRRFAARHAEAVFTAHMEKATAQAFYADLKQLVEAEGRPRDQALILPGLSPMIGSTEAEAQRLSRELNELADPEVGRRRLSGRFGGYDFSHLPLDRPLSPSDFPDPEKVEAARSRTEVIIGLVRREKLTLRQLLASLAGARGHFTMAGTPEQVADLMEDWFTGGAADGFNIMPPILPQMLDVFIAEVVPLLQRRGLFRTEYTGETLRDHYGLARPPGMRA
- the ggt gene encoding gamma-glutamyltransferase; this translates as MTQGDWRERAATVFECEKRPANGGRGMVVTNHPLASAAGAEMLAAGGNAVDAAISALFTLTVVEPMMVGILGGGLAHIRLADGSHRIVDGLPRAPAAARPDCYRPISDTLPDYLDVEGRENTLGAKAVAAPGALLGWCEALERFGTLPLADVIEPAIRHASRGFRATPFLVECITDTAADLALDPEMAKLYLPGGTPLKAGDRLVQGDYAETLRAVAQEGPGLLHGGALGRATADYFARAGGFLGFEDLTDYRTIERAVVRGTYRGFEIVGPPPPSSGGVHVIQMLNILEGYDIAQLGFGSPATLHLIAEALKIAFADRKAVTGDPDFVRAPVDRLIDKAYAAERRAEIDPHRAKIWGAGVAPVESANTTHITVADAAGNIVASTQTINSVFGARIIVPGTGMVANNHMHLFDPHPGHAASIAPKKRVTTSMSPVMALKDGEPAYALGLPGGLRIFGSAMQALLNLIDHGMALQEAVEAPRLWTQGHTVEVESGFPESVRAGLRDCGHDCVVLPHVASGMNAIRFEADGSMTGAACWRADGTPVGVGGGLARAGVRFWPDRAKV
- a CDS encoding SDR family oxidoreductase; this encodes MRLRDKIGIVTAAASGMGRAGALRFAREGASVAVVDRDAAGVAAVVAEIEAAGGKATGIAADLRADKEAARIVKETANAFGGLDFVWNHLGHPGPAAVEGLDMADFELAVDLNLRSVLVTTEAAIPELRARGGGALLFTASTSGLQGSPYSPVYSAMKFGVIGLTKSLAKRLARDGIRVNAVCPGPVDTPMLRVFVARPDQQDTGGRDPEELIRQHSGRNPMGRPGRPEEIANAALFLLSDEASFVTGAALPVDGGSTA
- a CDS encoding NCS2 family permease, which produces MLTRFKLEEHGTTVRTEVVAGVTTFLTMAYITFVNPAILSDAGMDFGAVFVATCLAAAVGTLIMGLYANYPIALAPGMGLNAYFAYGVVGGMGYSWQVALGAVFLSGILFIALSLLPVREWLVNAIPRELKTAVSAGIGFFLAIIAMKNAGLIVDHPATLVTVGDVTSWPVILAGAGFVLMVALDVRRVPGAVIIGILATTALGLALGVSEFRGVVSLPPDPSPTFLQLDIAGAFHVGLIAIVFTFLFVDLFDTAGTLVGVSHRAGLLDAQGRLPRLRQALLADSAATTAGAVFGTSTTTSYIESAAGIKAGGRTGLTAVVVACLFLLCLFFSPLAQTVPAYATAPALLFVACLMARGLTEIDWDDATVYAPAVVTALAMPFTFSIAHGIGIGFITYAGIKLAAGRLADCSPTVLAIAALFLVKFALL